One stretch of Caldalkalibacillus thermarum DNA includes these proteins:
- a CDS encoding peptidylprolyl isomerase, which translates to MHSTTHLNRGKRSRRYKPFRLRLGLVCLLLLLTVTACGGQQEEAENGSPGDENEGLTIEFPEVDREGLTETQVVAKYEDGEIRGDELARYLAIQAFMQPRAPVNDPQVRERFLQFLIAERLILEEMAGADLDWAEAEAEQLWHEVQAVYDEETLERAYETLDISEEDVKQYLHNYAVMKQYFREQLTEEERTKATVRHILISTMHDLSEEEARQKAYDLYEQLEQGADFAELAREHSQDPGSKEDGGLYEDVPVAMWVPEFKQAALEQEIGEIGAPVQTDYGFHIIKVEKRYVAELDELEPDEISQLTGQKFFQYLEEELPQHIKHINL; encoded by the coding sequence ATGCACAGCACAACTCATTTGAACCGAGGGAAGAGAAGCAGGCGTTATAAACCCTTCCGTCTGCGGTTAGGCTTGGTGTGTCTTTTGTTGCTGTTAACGGTGACGGCCTGTGGAGGGCAGCAGGAGGAAGCGGAAAATGGCTCGCCAGGAGATGAAAATGAAGGATTAACGATCGAATTTCCAGAGGTGGACCGGGAAGGTTTGACGGAAACCCAGGTGGTGGCCAAATATGAAGATGGGGAGATTCGCGGAGATGAACTGGCCCGTTATCTGGCCATTCAAGCGTTTATGCAGCCTCGCGCGCCTGTCAATGACCCGCAGGTTCGCGAAAGATTTCTACAGTTCTTGATTGCCGAGCGGCTGATTTTAGAGGAAATGGCGGGAGCCGATCTAGATTGGGCGGAAGCGGAAGCCGAACAGCTGTGGCATGAGGTCCAGGCCGTTTATGATGAGGAAACATTAGAGCGTGCTTATGAGACGTTAGACATTAGTGAAGAAGATGTCAAACAGTATTTGCACAATTATGCGGTGATGAAGCAATATTTCCGGGAGCAGCTCACGGAAGAAGAGCGGACCAAAGCCACTGTGCGCCATATTTTGATCTCAACCATGCATGATCTGTCCGAAGAGGAAGCCAGACAAAAGGCGTATGACCTTTATGAACAACTTGAGCAAGGGGCTGACTTTGCTGAACTGGCCCGGGAGCACTCCCAAGACCCGGGCAGCAAAGAGGACGGTGGTTTGTATGAAGATGTGCCTGTGGCCATGTGGGTGCCTGAGTTTAAGCAAGCGGCGCTGGAGCAGGAGATCGGGGAGATCGGTGCACCGGTGCAAACGGATTACGGCTTTCACATCATTAAAGTGGAAAAGCGTTATGTAGCTGAGTTGGATGAGCTGGAACCGGATGAGATCAGCCAATTGACGGGCCAAAAATTCTTCCAATATTTAGAAGAGGAACTTCCTCAGCACATTAAGCACATTAACCTGTAA